TATTCGTTTTGCATTGCAACAAACAGGGGCTTGAACATCAAGCAAATAAGCCAAAACTCCTTTTCATAATTAAAAAAACAACATTACAAGTTTCTGTTTTATTATCATATTTAATATCATTATTTCGAAAAACTAACAATCACTAACCCTTTTATTTGGTATTGAAATAAAATTCTGCGACCAAATATATAGTGTATGAACATTTGAAATAATGAAAAAAGTTAAAGCATTGCTTGCTGGCATCTTAACCATTTCTTTGGTTGTTGCCATGAACACCAGGATGGGTACAGTCCCTCCTGTTGGAAAATTTTTAGACCCTTTTAATGGCTTTTGGCAAAATGCGAAAACCAAGCAAGTTGATTTACCTACAACTACTCAATTCCCACAATTACAAGGTAAAGCAACCCTTTTGTATGATTCTTTACTCATTCCACATATTTATGCTGAGAGTGACCATGATCTATACTTTTTACAAGGATATGTAACAGCTGCTAACCGCCTTTGGCAAATGGAATTTCAGACCCATGCAGCTGCCGGACGTATTTCAGAAATCGTAGGTAAAGATGCCATTGAGTTTGATAGAGCTCAAAGACGAAAAGGATTGGGGTTTGGAGCCAAGAACTTTATGAAACAACTTGAGAAAGACCCTCAATCATCATTGGTTGTAAATGCCTATACTGAAGGTATCAATGCCTATATAGCAAGTCTTTCTGATAAAGATTTACCTATTGAATACAAGCTCCTTAATTATAAGCCAGAGCCTTGGACTGCCTTGAAATGTGCATACATGCTTAAGTATATGGCAGATGACCTAAGTGGGTGGAATGCAGACTTCGAGTATTCTAACGCATTAGCTCTGTTTGGAAAAGAGTACTTCTCAACTTTATACCCTGACATGCTTGCCAAACAGGATCCTGTCGTAAATGGTACCACTGAGTGGGATTTTGAGCCTTTGAAAGCAGAAAGACCTGATAACGTTGCACCAATTGTAGACATAAAGGAGTCTTTAGCAGCAAAACCTAACCCTGATAACGGTTCCAACAACTGGGCTGTAAACGGTACAAAAACACAGAGTGGAAACCCTATGCTCTGCAATGACCCTCACCTTGGGTTAAACCTTCCTTCTATCTGGTATGCCATTCACCTGACCTCTCCAACAGTCAATACAATGGGCGTCTCACTGCCTGGAACCCCCTGTATCATTATCGGTTTCAATGAAAATGTTTCATGGGGTGTGACCAATGCAAGACGAGATGTGCAAGACTGGTACAAGATCACCTACAAAGATGACAGTAAATCCGAATATCTGTTGGATGAAAATTGGGTTAAGACGGACAAAGTAATAGAGGAAATCAAAGTTAGAGACGGAAGCACTTACCTTGATACTGTTTGTTACACCTCTTGGGGACCTGTTATGTACGATGAGACTTTTGGTGACAAAAAGGAACGAAATCACTATGCACTAAGATGGACAGCACATGACCCTTCTGTGGAGGTGACGACTTTTTATAAGCTGAACCGTGCAAAGAACTATGATGACTACAGAAAAGCATTGCTTCATTATACATGTCCTGCTCAGAACTTTGTTTTCGCTGCCAATGATGGTGACATCGCGATGACCATTCAAGGGAAGTTTCCTCTGAAATGGGAAGAACAAGGAAAGTTTGTAATGGATGGCAGCACCTCTTCAATGGCTTGGCAAGGCTTTATTCCAATGGAGCATAATGTCTACACAAAAAATCCAGAAAGGGGTTTTGTCAGCTCAGCTAATCAGCATCCTGTAGATGCCTCATACCCTTACTATAATTTTGATGCATCTTACCAGTATTACCGCAACAGGAGAATCAACGAGCGACTTGGGTCAATGTCTGACATTACAAAAGACGACATGGAAACACTCCTAGATGACAACTTCAACATGATGGCTTCCGAAAGCCTACCGTTCTTCCTCGCTTCTCTTGACAGTACAGCTTTGAATGAACATGAAGTAGCCATTGCCGACAAACTTGCCAAATGGAACTGCTTCAATGATGCGACACTTATCGAACCTGTATACTATGAAGCATGGATCAACAAGCTATATCCAATGATTTGGGACGAGATGACTTCAAATGAAGCATTATTGCTCAAACCGAACAAGACTGTTTCCATTGAATTGTTAAAGAATAACCCTAACCTTTCGTTTATGGATATTCAAGATACAGAAAAGAAAGAAACAGCCATTGATTTGATAAACCTGTCATTCAAGGAGGCCATCAAAGAAGTACAGACGTGGCAGGAGAACAAAGACAGCAACCAAGATTGGGCAGAATACAAAGGAACGTATTTAAGACATTTGGCTCGTTTAGCTCCATTCAATGTCACAGGAATCAGAAATGGTGGTAACAGCAATATTGTAAATGCGACCAGCAAAAGACATGGTCCATCATGGAGAATGGTAGTAGAAATGGATCCGAAAGGCACTAAAGCATGGGGCGCTTATCCAGGTGGACAATCAGGTAACCCTGGAAACCCATATTACCAACAAATGGTAAACAGATGGGAAGCCTGTGAGCTATACCCATTGCCATTCTTTTCTGCCAAGGCTATTCAGGAAGCCAAGCCTGATGGTGAATCCATTTTGGCAGTACAAACTTTCGGTAACTAATTAGACGATCAAAAATTGACACCAATGAATAATATATTAGTCAAAATATTAGCTACAGCCCTACTGGCTGCATTCATTCAACTATTTTCTCCTTGGTGGGGCATTGCTGTTGCTGGGTTGATCTCAGGTCTTTTATTTGGAGGTAAATCCATCAATGCTTTCCTAGCTGGGTTTATAGGAATTGCGATACTCTGGGGTAGCTATGCTTTTTGGGTGGATCACTCAACCGCCTCTATCCTTTCCGAAAAAGTTTCTAAAATAGTAATGCTCCCTAATGCTTTTTCATTACTACTTGTAACAGCAATAATTGGCGGGGTTGTAGGTGGTATGAGCTGTCTTACAGGAACACTATTCAGAAATTCATTTAAGTAAAAATCGGTTAAACAAAAAACACCTGTCATAACTGGCAGGTGTTTTTTGCTTTAATCAAGAACTGTATTAATCGTTACCGCCAGTTTGAGCTGTTGCGGTAGCAAATGCGATTATCTTCAGCTGGAATGTTATATTAGGTTCACTCACTTCGCCCCCCAACTCAAAGTCAAAGTGTTTGTCAACCAGCAAGGTTTCCGCTATCTCTTCCAACTCTTCTACTTGATCAAACGTCACCTTATTTCCTACTTCAAGTTTAAAGCCGTTTAACGATACTGACAATGCATTCCCCGAAGGTAATACAATGGATGCAAACCCAGAAGTGACTTCTGCTGAAACCTCAGGTGCTGTTTCCACAACTATATCAAGGTGTGAGATTTTCAAATTCTCCAATCTCTCAAGATACTCTTTCAAATCCTCATCATCTGTCAGGTCAAAAGACCCTGATTCAGTAAAAGTAGTTTGGGTACCAATTGTGGCTTCTACCAGCTTACTGGGCGTGGCTTGAATCTCAATACTTAAATCATCCGTAAGGTCTTCAAAACAACCGATCAGGAATAGTGTGGTAAGTAAGGCTGAAATAGCCAATAAGTGTTTTCTCATTTTATACTTGTTGTTAAGAGGTTAATACTTAGTTTTTAGCTAACGAGAGTTATATAACTTATTTTGAAGGATTTACATGATAGGACGCACTTTCTACCAACGACTTATTGTTCTTTTTGTTTCGCTTCCCAAAGCTTAGATTAACACCAAACCTTGCATCCAACCCTCTTACATCTTTGACACCCTCATAAGTTGTGAAATTGGTAAATGACTGAAACAGGTGGTCTGTCACCACAAACAGCTTCACACCTGGAAACCCTACTGATACACTTCCCCCAAAGTTGATTCCTCCTGACTCATCAGCTATATAGGTAAAGCCCAAGCCTAGCCACTCTCCAAATTGCTTATCAATTGAACCCATTAAGAACATTTTTGTACCTCCTTGAAAAGTATTAAACCCAACCAGCCCTCCAACAGTCGTATTTTGCCAAAGCTCATAACTGGCTCCTAAGTTCATTCGAAATGGTAAACTCGTCTCAAATGGAGTAATCCCTTCTTCTGTCTCTTCAAACTCGGCCTGCGTGATATCAGAATTACCTTCAGGCTGATACAACCTGTAATTAGTAAGATCATTTTTCCACTTGAGGGCTCCCAAGTTCAAAAGAGAGGCTTCAAATTGCAGTTTGTCACTAAATTGGTAGGTGGCCCCAAAATCCATAATAAGACTCAGGTTACTTGTGCTTGTCAAGTATTCGGGTAAGTTTTCATCTGATATATCAAACAAGTCATCTTCACCAGCAATCAATCCAAAACCAGCGGTTTGGACATATCCTTCATACTCCACCTCTATCTCATCCAGATTATCAATATGGGCGATGATATCAAGCGCTTCCGTTGTGATACTTCCTAGCCCCTGCATGATCCTAATATTTGCGCCTACATTTAGCTTTTCTGTAACAGAATAGGAGCCTCCAAGTCCAAATTCACGAAAGTGAGACATCTGTATGCCAGGTGTTACATGAAGACCTTCCTTTATCTTATCATAGGCTTCTTCCTGAGCCATAATGGCAAAGATATCTCGTGGCAAAGTGAATTGGTTATTGAGATGTTCCCGAACAAAAAAGTTAATACTGAACTTATCTTTTGTCAGGTACAATCCTAGTAGCTCCATTTGCATATTTGTTCGGAATGATACCTTCTCATCCATCTCATTATAGATATATGGAAAACTGATCAGGTACCCGCCTCCTTCTTTCTCCTGAATAAAGTTTGAAAGTGCTACATCACCTGCATACCCACCTCGAAAACCCAATACAGGAACACTCACAGTAAAATTATAGTCAGACCTTTTTGCAGGGTTCAGGTAGGAATTTTGGGGAAGGTTATTCAGAAAGTAGATGGACTTTTCTACCTGAGCACATAACTCTCCCAGCAGACCAGTCCACAGCATAATCAGTAATAAAAATCTCATTTCAGTTGGGTTTTAGTTTAAGTATTTAGCTAAGTCAAGTAACAGATACTTGGTATTTTACAATTTAGAAACCAGTTGTAGCTTTCTAATTCTCACAGAAAACAGGCTCTATTATGGGTAATTGAAAATACAATTTTATGCTTTGTTATTAAATATTAAGACTGAAATTTTAATAACCTTAAATGAGATTCTTTTTAACCTGACTAAATTAGTGGAGAGTATATCATTAACTTTCTAACACCTTGGCATTTTTCTTTAACAATAATGGTGAAGTAGTGTATTGACTTAATTTTAGTATGAATGACTAAAAAAAGTCGAACCCTTTACTCTAGTTTACGTTATGTAAAACATTGATTTTATTCAATTTTATTTCTCACTGATTGACAAGCACTTTTTATGGACAACATAGCAGTTCCAGACCTAAACATTCCTCGCGTGGTCATCATTGGAGGTGGCTTTGGAGGGTTACAGGTAGCTAAACACCTTAAAAACAAAGAGGTCCAGATCGTATTAATCGACCGGAATAACTACCACACCTTTCAGCCTCTCTTATATCAAGTCGCCACAGCCGGACTTGAAGCCGATTCCATAGCATTCCCAATCCGGAAACTATTCAAAGGCTACAAAAACTTCACTTTCCGAAATGCCACCGTAAGGAAAGTCTCCCCCGAAGACAAAACCATCCAAACCAACATTGGTAACCTCACCTACGATTATCTCATCATCGCCACAGGCTCCCGCACTAATTTCTTTGGTCTAGAAGACATCCAAAACAACAGTATGCCTCTCAAAACAGTCATTCAGGCACTTGACCTGCGTCACCTGATGCTGCAAAACTTTGAGAAAGCCCTGATTACTACAGACCTGAAGAAAAGAGAGAGTCTGATGAACTTTGTATTGGTAGGCGCAGGCCCTACTGGTGTAGAAATGGCAGGTGCATTGAGTGAACTCAAAAGGTATGTATTGCCACAGGATTATCCGGAACTGGATGTCCGAAAAATGCAGGTACACTTGGTTGAAGCGGGTCCCAGAATTTTGCCTGCCCTAAATGAAAAGTCTTCACAAAAAGCATTGGACTACCTCAAAAACTTAGGCGTTAATGTGTGGCTTGGAACGACTGTAATGAGTTATGAGGACAAGGAAGTCAAAGCCAAAACTCCTGATGGGCAGGTAATCTCAATCGCTACTCAGAATATGATCTGGTCTGCTGGTGTACAAGGCAATATCTTTGAAGGAATTAATGAAGAAACTATCCTTCGAGGCAACAGGCTACATGTAAACCAGTTTAATCAGGTAAAAGGGATTAAGGATGTTTTTGCTGTTGGAGATGTTGCTGCCATGATTTCTGACGATTTCCCAAGAGGCCATCCAATGGTTGCTCCTGTTGCCATCCAGCAAGGGCAGCTACTGGCTAAAAACCTTTTGCGTCAGTTTGATGGACAAGAAATGAAGCCTTTTGAGTACCATGATAAAGGCTCAATGGCTACAATTGGTAAAAACAAAGCTGTAGTTGAAGTCGGAAAGTTTAGGTCTCAAGGGCTATTTGCTTGGTTTATCTGGATGTTTGTCCATATCATGTCACTGATTGGGTTCAGGAATAAAGCGATTGTATTTATCAATTGGCTTTGGAACTACGTTAACTATGACCGAGGAATCAGGTTAATTATCAGGTCATTTGACTTTAAACTGCGAAATGACAGAAGGCGAAAAGAGGATGAAGAAACCGTTGTGATATAAAAAAGCGCCTGTCAATAATAGATTGACAGGCGCTTCTGTTTTTATCTTATTCAAGGAATTAAAGGACATTGAGTACCTGCTCTTTAATTTTCTCTAGCTCTTCTTTCATATTCACAACCAGCTTCTGAATTTCAAGATCGTTGGCTTTTGAACCAATGGTATTGATTTCTCTACCTATCTCCTGACTAATAAAGCCCAATTTCTTACCATTGGAATTAGAAGACTCCAATGTTTCGACAAAGTAGTTCAAGTGATTTTTCAGTCTCACCTTCTCTTCAGCTATATCCAGTTTTTCAATATAATAGATCAACTCCTGCTCGAATCTGTTCGGGTCAAAGTTGTCGCTTTCTACAAGTTCTTGTACCTGCCCTCTCAACTTCTCTCTTACTTTCACCAATCTCTCAGGATCTCTCTCCTCAACAGCAGCCAAGTATGTTTGAATTTTTTCAATCGACTCTCTAAAAGCAGCCTCCAATGATTTCCCTTCTTCAGTTCTGAAGTTGCTACAATTAGCAACAGCCTCCTCAATCACTTTCTTGACAGTAGGCCAGTCCTGATCCACCACTTCCATATTGTTATCTTTCGAATACACTTCCGGAAGCTCCATCACCACGCTTAGCAAGTTTTCCGTTCCTTCAGTACCAACTGCCTTCGCAATTGCCGCCAACTCTGCATAGTAAGCTTTTACTACTTCCTGATTGATATTGGCTTTTAAGTTTTCAGCTCTTCTTGAGGAATAGGATACAGAAAGAATGATCTTACCTCGTTGTAGTTTACTGCCCAAAATATTTCTAAGCTCAATTTCCTTATCAGAGAAAACATGGCTCATTTTGATGGTTGTATCAGCAAATTTGGAGTTCAGTGTTTTCACTTCTGCACTTACGCTAAGTTGGTCATTCTCAACCTGAGCACGACCAAATCCTGTCATTGATTGTATCATTTTTTCTTTCTATTTATAATCCTGCCTCACATTTAGACAGCCCACACCTCCATTAGTTTTTCAGCTCAGTTTCTCCGATAATACTGCTTATTATTAGAATAAGCAAAATATTCCATCTACCAGATGCATTCTGTAAATGGCTACGAAGATTAGTTTATTAGGTATTCCTTTCAGCGGTGAAAGATACTATACATATCGCATCATCATAGCAAGCGTGCCAATATATTTCATTTTAAATCAAAACCAAGCTGAATTTCATACTGAATATGCTATAATTGTTGCTTCAATGACCATTATTCTGCTTTTATGATAAATAATCTTAATTATTTTCCATACAAATACCTGACAGCCATATTTTTTCTATTCTCTGTCTCATCAGCTTTAGGACAATCTGAAAAAAATTACTTACCCACATCCTATTGGGGATGGGCTGACATCAGTTACAAGCTACCGTCTGAAAGTTACTTTTTTGGTCAGTTGAACACGAGAGCCTCTTCATTTCCCAACAATATAAGTACTGCGCTTCCCTTGGATAGAATGCACTTTATGGTAGGCTACAATCATAAGGCCAATCAGGTTTGGAACCTTGGTGCTTCTGAAAGGCTAGTGATTGAAAACAACTGGTTACTTTGGTATACCATGGCATATTTTCGCCATGAAGGTAAACTGGGAAGCATAGACCTAAACAAACAGTTTGGCTATGAATGGATTTCTCATCAGAAAAGTAGTTCTTCTAATGGTACCAGAAACGATTATGGCCGCTTTTCAGGATTAGTGTCCATCGGTAAGGACTTTAATATCAAAGGAGAGATATTCAGGCCTGAGTTCAGTTACCAGTTTTTTATCTACCATAAAAACGAAACCGCTCAGGACAGACGCATTGACCTGACACGTATGCGTATTGACTTTCTATGGAAAGCAACAGAACAATTATATATCGGGTTATTTGCTATGCGTGATACACAATATAACTTTGTACTGGGCAGTACTAAACCAGTCTATGATGAAGATGGTAATATTGTCACCGATGATAA
This portion of the Limibacter armeniacum genome encodes:
- a CDS encoding DUF5723 family protein yields the protein MRFLLLIMLWTGLLGELCAQVEKSIYFLNNLPQNSYLNPAKRSDYNFTVSVPVLGFRGGYAGDVALSNFIQEKEGGGYLISFPYIYNEMDEKVSFRTNMQMELLGLYLTKDKFSINFFVREHLNNQFTLPRDIFAIMAQEEAYDKIKEGLHVTPGIQMSHFREFGLGGSYSVTEKLNVGANIRIMQGLGSITTEALDIIAHIDNLDEIEVEYEGYVQTAGFGLIAGEDDLFDISDENLPEYLTSTSNLSLIMDFGATYQFSDKLQFEASLLNLGALKWKNDLTNYRLYQPEGNSDITQAEFEETEEGITPFETSLPFRMNLGASYELWQNTTVGGLVGFNTFQGGTKMFLMGSIDKQFGEWLGLGFTYIADESGGINFGGSVSVGFPGVKLFVVTDHLFQSFTNFTTYEGVKDVRGLDARFGVNLSFGKRNKKNNKSLVESASYHVNPSK
- a CDS encoding YicC/YloC family endoribonuclease, whose protein sequence is MIQSMTGFGRAQVENDQLSVSAEVKTLNSKFADTTIKMSHVFSDKEIELRNILGSKLQRGKIILSVSYSSRRAENLKANINQEVVKAYYAELAAIAKAVGTEGTENLLSVVMELPEVYSKDNNMEVVDQDWPTVKKVIEEAVANCSNFRTEEGKSLEAAFRESIEKIQTYLAAVEERDPERLVKVREKLRGQVQELVESDNFDPNRFEQELIYYIEKLDIAEEKVRLKNHLNYFVETLESSNSNGKKLGFISQEIGREINTIGSKANDLEIQKLVVNMKEELEKIKEQVLNVL
- a CDS encoding penicillin acylase family protein, which codes for MKKVKALLAGILTISLVVAMNTRMGTVPPVGKFLDPFNGFWQNAKTKQVDLPTTTQFPQLQGKATLLYDSLLIPHIYAESDHDLYFLQGYVTAANRLWQMEFQTHAAAGRISEIVGKDAIEFDRAQRRKGLGFGAKNFMKQLEKDPQSSLVVNAYTEGINAYIASLSDKDLPIEYKLLNYKPEPWTALKCAYMLKYMADDLSGWNADFEYSNALALFGKEYFSTLYPDMLAKQDPVVNGTTEWDFEPLKAERPDNVAPIVDIKESLAAKPNPDNGSNNWAVNGTKTQSGNPMLCNDPHLGLNLPSIWYAIHLTSPTVNTMGVSLPGTPCIIIGFNENVSWGVTNARRDVQDWYKITYKDDSKSEYLLDENWVKTDKVIEEIKVRDGSTYLDTVCYTSWGPVMYDETFGDKKERNHYALRWTAHDPSVEVTTFYKLNRAKNYDDYRKALLHYTCPAQNFVFAANDGDIAMTIQGKFPLKWEEQGKFVMDGSTSSMAWQGFIPMEHNVYTKNPERGFVSSANQHPVDASYPYYNFDASYQYYRNRRINERLGSMSDITKDDMETLLDDNFNMMASESLPFFLASLDSTALNEHEVAIADKLAKWNCFNDATLIEPVYYEAWINKLYPMIWDEMTSNEALLLKPNKTVSIELLKNNPNLSFMDIQDTEKKETAIDLINLSFKEAIKEVQTWQENKDSNQDWAEYKGTYLRHLARLAPFNVTGIRNGGNSNIVNATSKRHGPSWRMVVEMDPKGTKAWGAYPGGQSGNPGNPYYQQMVNRWEACELYPLPFFSAKAIQEAKPDGESILAVQTFGN
- a CDS encoding NAD(P)/FAD-dependent oxidoreductase — translated: MDNIAVPDLNIPRVVIIGGGFGGLQVAKHLKNKEVQIVLIDRNNYHTFQPLLYQVATAGLEADSIAFPIRKLFKGYKNFTFRNATVRKVSPEDKTIQTNIGNLTYDYLIIATGSRTNFFGLEDIQNNSMPLKTVIQALDLRHLMLQNFEKALITTDLKKRESLMNFVLVGAGPTGVEMAGALSELKRYVLPQDYPELDVRKMQVHLVEAGPRILPALNEKSSQKALDYLKNLGVNVWLGTTVMSYEDKEVKAKTPDGQVISIATQNMIWSAGVQGNIFEGINEETILRGNRLHVNQFNQVKGIKDVFAVGDVAAMISDDFPRGHPMVAPVAIQQGQLLAKNLLRQFDGQEMKPFEYHDKGSMATIGKNKAVVEVGKFRSQGLFAWFIWMFVHIMSLIGFRNKAIVFINWLWNYVNYDRGIRLIIRSFDFKLRNDRRRKEDEETVVI